The Patagioenas fasciata isolate bPatFas1 chromosome 3, bPatFas1.hap1, whole genome shotgun sequence genome contains a region encoding:
- the SMIM28 gene encoding small integral membrane protein 28 has protein sequence MRWLLGSSWRKFGHTDRGNYDWLNSEPGGPLLETELQSRQQTTSTKDDIEPFLCIILPATMMLFLAFLLLFLYRRCQRPAPQGQIFSIDLPEALPEHDMSNFLSVLPWNSEQRFHYSTLLPDATFLTVCLPPSYEEATMKTSLEEAHIELSPDPVPPYEESVLQASSIKSTC, from the exons ATGAGGTGGCTCTtgggcagcagctggaggaaattTGGACACACTGACAGGGGAAACTATGACTGGCTAAACAGTGAACCGGGTGGGCCACTTCTGGAAACCGAGCTTCAG AGCAGACAacagacaacttcaaccaaagaCGACATAGAACCATTTCTGTGCATCATATTGCCTGCCACCATGATGCTCTTCCTggcattcctgctgctcttccTGTACCGCCGCTGCCAGCGCCCCGCTCCGCAGGGGCAGATCTTCAGCATCGACCTCCCCGAGGCCCTGCCTGAGCATGACATGTCCAATTTCCTTTCCGTGCTGCCCTGGAACAGCGAGCAGAGGTTCCACTACTCCACCCTGCTCCCTGATGCCACATTCCTCACCGTGTGTTTGCCTCCCTCCTACGAGGAGGCCACCATGAAGACTTCCCTGGAGGAGGCTCACATTGAGCTCTCTCCAGACCCAGTGCCTCCTTACGAAGAGAGCGTGCTGCAGGCCAGCAGCATCAAATCAACTTGCTAG